The Flavobacteriaceae bacterium 3519-10 genome includes a window with the following:
- a CDS encoding Translation initiation factor 2, translating into MPKIRLNKALKEFNISISRLVEFLQSKGIEVESNPNAQLEESAYSALKAEFAKDSEQRKASHEVVMIKVPEEKLEIEPSKPEIIRARNTARPETKILGKIDLEPKKQEVPVEKPEEKPEEKPREEVVLHSPASEKQEFKVLDKIDLSQMEGNKPRAAKKEEAKPEKVDPPAAQPASEPAAAAPAPEQSAPAQSTPQAETPAAAEPASDVHETVYQKLGGVKILKQTVDLSQFDKKPSANSAAAKKKRKRIEKPGTPGATQQGQAGAQGNRPPAQGGNRPPGQGQNRPGQGGNRPGYQGGGANTGKGGSRRGAPTMPVELTDEQVKNQIKETLEKLTSKGGKNKGAKYRKEKRVYRREQDELQHEIDAADRTLKITEFITVGELASLMNVSPTEVISACFSLGVMVTMNQRLEADTLLLVADEFGYKIEFSDADLEESALEENTDTAEDLLPRAPIVTVMGHVDHGKTSLLDYIRKTNVIAGESGGITQHIGAYNVQLENGQRITFLDTPGHEAFTAMRARGAQVTDIAIIVIAADDDVMPQTKEAISHAQAAGVPMIIAYNKVDKPTANPDNIRQQLSSMNILVEEWGGNVQTQEVSAKFGNNMDALLEKVLLQAEMLELKANPNKNAQGVVIEASLDKGRGYISTILVESGTLKVGDYVLAGKNHGKVKAMLDERGKPMETAGPSIPVTILGLDGAPTAGDRFRVFADEREAKSIATKREQLQREQSIRTKKHLTLDELGRRIALGDFKELNIILKGDVDGSVEALSDQLQSLSTEEISVNIIHQGVGQITESDVLLAAASDAIMIGFNVRAGVNAKELADKEEIEIRTYSVIYAAIDEIKEAMEGMLSPEIKEQVIGNVEIRETFKITKVGTIAGCMVLTGKVTRNSKIRLLRDGIVKFDGELESLKRFKDDVKEVTKGYECGLNIKGYNDIEVGDILEVYEEVAVKKKLK; encoded by the coding sequence ATGCCCAAAATTAGATTAAACAAAGCGCTAAAGGAATTTAATATTTCAATCTCAAGACTTGTGGAGTTTCTGCAGTCTAAAGGAATTGAAGTAGAAAGCAACCCGAACGCTCAATTGGAAGAATCGGCATATTCTGCACTGAAAGCGGAGTTCGCGAAAGACAGTGAGCAGCGCAAAGCTTCACACGAGGTGGTGATGATTAAGGTTCCTGAGGAGAAACTGGAAATCGAACCTTCTAAGCCTGAGATCATTCGCGCAAGAAATACCGCAAGACCCGAAACGAAAATTTTGGGTAAAATAGACCTCGAGCCTAAGAAGCAAGAGGTTCCGGTAGAAAAACCGGAAGAGAAACCTGAAGAGAAACCACGCGAAGAAGTGGTTCTGCATTCGCCTGCTTCTGAGAAACAGGAATTTAAGGTTCTCGATAAAATCGATCTTTCGCAAATGGAGGGCAATAAGCCCCGCGCAGCGAAGAAAGAAGAAGCAAAGCCCGAAAAGGTAGATCCGCCAGCCGCTCAACCGGCTTCGGAACCTGCGGCGGCTGCGCCTGCACCCGAACAGTCTGCACCTGCGCAATCTACGCCGCAAGCTGAGACGCCTGCTGCGGCAGAGCCTGCCTCAGACGTGCACGAAACTGTTTATCAGAAACTGGGTGGTGTAAAAATTCTGAAACAAACTGTGGATTTATCGCAGTTCGATAAAAAGCCAAGCGCAAACAGCGCGGCAGCTAAGAAAAAAAGAAAACGTATCGAAAAACCGGGTACGCCGGGAGCTACGCAGCAAGGACAGGCTGGAGCACAGGGTAACCGACCTCCTGCACAGGGTGGAAACCGTCCGCCAGGACAGGGCCAAAACCGTCCGGGACAAGGTGGGAACCGACCTGGATACCAAGGTGGTGGCGCAAATACCGGAAAAGGAGGCAGCCGTCGTGGCGCGCCTACAATGCCGGTTGAACTTACCGACGAGCAGGTTAAAAACCAAATTAAAGAAACCCTTGAAAAGCTTACAAGCAAAGGCGGTAAGAATAAAGGTGCCAAATACAGAAAAGAAAAGAGAGTTTACCGAAGAGAACAGGATGAACTTCAGCATGAGATTGATGCAGCGGACAGAACCCTGAAGATTACGGAATTTATTACCGTTGGCGAACTCGCGAGTCTGATGAATGTGAGCCCTACAGAAGTAATTTCTGCATGTTTCTCATTAGGCGTTATGGTAACGATGAATCAGCGTCTTGAAGCTGATACTTTATTGCTTGTAGCTGACGAATTCGGCTATAAAATTGAGTTTTCAGATGCTGATCTTGAAGAATCAGCGCTTGAAGAAAATACCGATACCGCTGAAGATTTATTGCCGCGTGCACCAATCGTTACCGTAATGGGTCACGTAGATCACGGTAAGACTTCACTTCTCGATTATATCAGAAAAACAAACGTAATTGCTGGTGAATCCGGTGGAATTACACAGCATATCGGCGCTTACAACGTACAGCTTGAAAACGGCCAGCGCATCACCTTCCTGGATACACCGGGTCACGAGGCGTTTACCGCGATGAGAGCCAGAGGTGCACAGGTTACCGATATTGCAATTATCGTAATTGCGGCGGACGACGACGTGATGCCACAAACCAAGGAAGCTATTTCCCACGCTCAGGCAGCGGGTGTACCGATGATCATCGCTTATAATAAAGTGGATAAGCCAACTGCAAATCCGGACAATATCCGTCAACAACTTTCTTCGATGAATATTCTCGTAGAAGAATGGGGCGGAAATGTACAGACGCAGGAAGTTTCAGCCAAATTCGGTAACAATATGGATGCCTTGCTTGAAAAAGTATTGCTTCAGGCAGAAATGCTCGAATTAAAGGCAAACCCGAACAAAAATGCACAGGGTGTTGTAATTGAAGCGTCACTGGATAAAGGAAGAGGTTATATCTCTACAATTCTGGTAGAAAGCGGAACCCTGAAGGTTGGTGATTATGTACTTGCGGGTAAAAATCACGGTAAAGTAAAAGCGATGTTGGATGAAAGGGGCAAACCGATGGAAACAGCGGGTCCTTCAATTCCGGTAACAATATTAGGATTGGACGGAGCGCCAACGGCAGGAGACCGTTTCCGCGTATTTGCTGACGAAAGAGAAGCGAAATCAATCGCGACAAAACGTGAGCAGCTTCAGAGAGAGCAGTCTATCCGTACCAAGAAACACCTTACGCTTGACGAGCTTGGGCGAAGAATTGCACTCGGCGACTTCAAAGAACTTAACATTATCCTTAAAGGTGACGTGGATGGTTCTGTGGAAGCACTTTCAGATCAGTTGCAGAGTTTATCAACAGAGGAAATCAGCGTGAATATCATTCACCAGGGAGTTGGTCAGATCACCGAATCCGACGTACTCTTAGCTGCTGCTTCCGATGCGATTATGATCGGATTCAACGTAAGAGCCGGTGTGAACGCAAAAGAACTCGCAGACAAAGAAGAGATAGAAATCCGAACGTACTCCGTAATCTACGCGGCTATTGATGAGATCAAAGAAGCGATGGAAGGTATGCTTTCACCTGAGATCAAAGAACAGGTAATTGGCAACGTAGAAATCCGCGAAACATTTAAGATTACCAAAGTCGGCACCATCGCCGGTTGTATGGTTCTTACCGGGAAAGTAACCCGAAACTCGAAAATCAGACTGCTGCGTGACGGTATTGTGAAATTCGACGGTGAGCTTGAAAGTTTGAAGCGTTTCAAAGACGATGTGAAGGAAGTAACCAAAGGTTATGAGTGTGGTCTTAACATCAAAGGCTATAACGACATCGAAGTTGGAGACATCCTCGAAGTATATGAAGAGGTAGCTGTTAAGAAAAAGCTTAAATAA
- a CDS encoding putative outer membrane protein, probably involved in nutrient binding, whose product MLIMNVKLRVLSMGALFFAAHNLSAQTDSTKVQEIDEVVVVAYGTQKKSTLTGANVQIGAKEIEDRPLSNALQALDGAGAGIQIAAGSGQPGSAPTIRIRGAGSFLASNEPLIVVDGIPFPGDLGSINPNDIESLNILKDASSTSLYGSSAANGVILVTTKRGKKNSSRITLNSSTGIISRFVEEYDRVGPADYYGLTWEAMRNGRLLQPNQTLATANAYASANLISGNLKTNVFNVPDNQLVVDGVFNPNAQLKYHDFDWADALMGVGIRNDHNISYSGGNDKSSFFSSFNYLKEEGYLAKSDFERISLRLNTDSQVKSWLKLGTSLNGSVSSGSNAVDGVENNASFNNPFRWTRGIGPIYSPYQYNQAGQRMYGPNGEVLYDAGANRGPDAASGRNVVWETLLNDDVTNAYNIQANVFAEFQILPELTFRTNGAYNFRGTLRKEYTNTEIGDAIGIGSATRTAYFRRDFTWNQVLTYNKAFGNHNFTALAGHENIDYKYDYLYGYKRNQILEDFYEFDNFVNNSSLSSALNRRSKEGWFGRVNYDFNEKYLLEGSIRWDGSSRFAEDVRWQSFWSAGAGWVISRENFMSNIEAVNFLKLRGSYGEVGNDNLGSWYPYQSVYGLGTNNGFEPGTILSRVADRTISWETKAQSDVALEFELFSRRVKGTLEYYNSETRDLLFATKTPLNAGIPNNEIETNIGNLVNRGYEITVSADVIKNQNVKWNITAFGSSYKNEVTKLEASFINGSKRIELGRDLYAFYLRTWAGVDPADGQALFVMDPTKATVNPTDERTVNGRAVTTNLNKALLEYQGSAIPDFFGNFATTLNVKNWELSAAFNYQFGGLIYDTNYAALMTAYPQGGALSTDILNRWTAPGQITDVPVLNSSYIAAPAAASARWLVDASYVMLRNATLGYNFDKEITRTVGVNSLKLFVSGENLWLTSKRKGLEPYQSFNGTTSNRYSPARIITFGLNTTF is encoded by the coding sequence GTGTTAATAATGAATGTGAAATTAAGAGTTTTAAGTATGGGCGCGCTTTTTTTTGCCGCACATAACTTATCAGCACAGACTGACAGCACCAAAGTGCAGGAAATCGATGAAGTGGTTGTTGTAGCCTATGGTACACAAAAGAAATCTACGCTTACAGGGGCAAATGTTCAGATCGGGGCAAAGGAGATCGAAGACAGGCCTCTTTCGAATGCCTTACAGGCATTAGATGGTGCAGGTGCAGGTATTCAGATTGCTGCCGGATCCGGCCAGCCTGGTTCTGCTCCTACCATCAGAATTAGAGGGGCAGGTTCCTTCCTTGCCAGCAACGAACCTTTAATTGTTGTAGACGGAATTCCTTTTCCGGGAGATCTTGGCTCAATTAACCCAAATGATATTGAAAGTTTAAACATCCTTAAAGACGCGTCTTCTACATCCCTTTATGGTTCGTCTGCTGCTAACGGTGTTATCTTGGTAACAACTAAAAGAGGTAAAAAGAACTCTTCAAGAATTACTTTAAACTCAAGTACAGGGATCATCAGTAGATTTGTTGAGGAATACGATAGAGTAGGACCTGCAGATTACTACGGATTAACATGGGAGGCCATGAGGAATGGTAGGCTTTTGCAACCAAACCAAACGCTTGCTACTGCTAACGCCTACGCCTCTGCAAACTTAATTTCAGGTAACCTTAAAACCAACGTGTTTAATGTGCCGGATAACCAGTTGGTAGTTGATGGGGTTTTCAATCCTAACGCCCAACTTAAATATCATGATTTCGACTGGGCAGATGCTTTGATGGGTGTTGGTATCCGTAACGACCACAATATCTCATACTCTGGAGGTAACGATAAAAGTTCTTTTTTCTCATCATTTAATTATTTGAAAGAAGAAGGTTATTTGGCTAAATCTGATTTCGAAAGAATCAGTCTTCGTTTAAATACTGATTCTCAGGTTAAATCATGGTTGAAGTTAGGTACCAGTCTTAATGGTAGTGTTTCCAGCGGTTCAAACGCTGTAGATGGTGTTGAAAATAATGCCTCTTTTAATAACCCATTCCGCTGGACAAGAGGTATAGGTCCTATTTACAGCCCATATCAGTACAACCAGGCAGGACAGAGAATGTACGGACCAAATGGTGAAGTGCTTTATGATGCAGGTGCCAACAGAGGTCCAGATGCAGCTTCAGGAAGAAACGTGGTTTGGGAAACTTTGCTTAACGATGATGTAACAAATGCTTACAATATTCAGGCGAACGTATTTGCAGAATTTCAGATTTTACCTGAATTAACGTTCAGAACCAATGGTGCATACAATTTCCGCGGTACATTAAGAAAAGAATATACCAATACCGAGATCGGCGATGCAATCGGTATCGGGTCCGCTACCAGAACAGCATATTTCAGACGCGATTTTACATGGAACCAGGTTTTAACCTATAACAAAGCCTTCGGAAACCATAACTTCACGGCTCTTGCAGGTCATGAAAATATCGACTATAAATATGATTATTTGTATGGATATAAGAGAAACCAGATCCTTGAGGATTTCTATGAATTCGACAACTTCGTAAATAATTCCAGTTTAAGCTCTGCGCTTAACAGAAGAAGTAAAGAAGGTTGGTTTGGTAGAGTAAATTATGATTTCAATGAAAAGTATCTTCTTGAAGGATCGATCCGTTGGGATGGCTCTTCACGATTTGCTGAGGATGTAAGATGGCAGTCTTTCTGGTCTGCAGGTGCAGGTTGGGTAATTTCCCGCGAAAACTTTATGAGCAACATAGAAGCTGTTAATTTCCTTAAGTTAAGAGGTTCTTATGGTGAGGTTGGAAATGATAATCTTGGTTCATGGTATCCTTACCAGTCGGTTTATGGTTTAGGTACAAACAATGGTTTTGAACCGGGTACTATTCTTTCAAGAGTGGCTGACCGTACAATCAGCTGGGAAACCAAAGCACAGTCTGATGTAGCTTTAGAGTTCGAATTATTCAGCAGAAGAGTTAAAGGTACTTTAGAATATTACAACTCCGAAACAAGAGACCTTCTTTTTGCTACCAAGACACCACTTAATGCAGGTATCCCAAATAACGAAATAGAAACTAACATCGGTAACCTTGTTAATAGAGGTTATGAAATTACAGTTTCAGCTGACGTAATTAAGAATCAGAATGTTAAATGGAATATCACCGCATTCGGATCATCTTATAAGAATGAAGTAACCAAACTGGAAGCATCATTCATCAACGGAAGCAAGAGAATTGAACTGGGGAGAGATCTTTATGCGTTTTACCTCAGAACCTGGGCAGGTGTAGATCCTGCTGATGGCCAGGCCTTATTCGTAATGGATCCTACAAAGGCTACCGTTAATCCTACAGACGAACGCACTGTGAACGGTCGGGCAGTAACCACCAACCTTAACAAAGCCCTTCTGGAGTATCAGGGTTCTGCAATCCCGGATTTCTTCGGAAACTTTGCTACAACCTTAAATGTGAAAAACTGGGAACTTTCAGCAGCATTTAACTACCAGTTTGGTGGTCTCATCTACGATACCAACTATGCTGCACTTATGACTGCCTATCCGCAGGGTGGTGCACTAAGCACAGATATCCTTAACAGATGGACAGCGCCTGGACAGATTACAGATGTACCTGTACTTAACTCGTCATACATTGCCGCTCCTGCCGCAGCATCGGCAAGATGGTTGGTAGATGCGAGCTATGTAATGCTTAGAAACGCTACTTTAGGTTACAATTTCGATAAAGAAATTACAAGAACCGTAGGTGTTAACAGTTTAAAACTATTCGTGAGTGGAGAAAACCTTTGGTTAACCAGCAAAAGAAAAGGTCTGGAGCCTTACCAATCTTTTAACGGTACTACTTCCAACAGATATTCTCCTGCAAGAATCATTACTTTCGGATTAAATACAACATTCTAA
- a CDS encoding putative outer membrane protein, probably involved in nutrient binding — translation MLIKINIFADILLKSVNMNVKIKVLSIGVVFFAAQSLSAQQDSAKVQNIDEVIVVGYGTQRKSEVTGAISSIKAADIATIAAPSFEQQLAGRAAGVQVSTPSGVLGEAPRIRIRGIASLTSGLSPLIIVDGVPIWSGDIGGQTATNGLAEINPNDIESYEILKDGASTAIYGSRASNGVILITTKKGRGGRFNLNFSNYAGYASPAGLYDLLQTPDFITISNEKRANTASASTQTPIAFGTEYNTNWQKAVLRSAAFQTDNVLSASGSVGKSNYYTSLGYSNQEGVTRPNAMKRFTGRANVEHQAFDWLKIGTNLSFTKTQYEGLNTGTSSLSGNIFNAIRQLPNTPIYNPAHPTGYNIDLIDPRVVGRWQNTMLAGDNITNIMYTLDNNKYGSDVSRFIGSAFADVRLFPFLTYRLQASVDQSQTKGYVYWNPIHGDGQGSNGFIRNDLSDLLRNNVQNILTFDKTFGDNHNITLVGVNEIQKQKVQSFFGGGTNLSNVYFGSGVVSGSIGTLQAGGGITENGFVSLAGRLNYNFAQKYFIQASIRRDGLSSLPYANKYGNFPGVSAGWTVSKENFMESINPIVNDLKIRGSWAKVGNTDIGNYPYLGTFSNLKYADYNGIAYSQIGNDELRWESTKKIDVGVDLGMFSNKLRFTFDYYENQIDDIILGAPLSSDFGIPGNLIYKNIGTMVNKGLEFSADYNVFNTEKFSLDLNANFTTLENEVLSLANNNADMVGLNNISRVGESINSIWGFKYWGVNAANGNPVYYKADGSLVQGVVGGNRYAVFNQANPGDVSQTSSLSTSTDKMILGQSLPKYFGAAGLRFRYQQFDFGTTVRFSGGNKIFNSTRREMMNLNFTNNSTEILGRWQSPDNPGDGWTPRLFFGDNTFTNQSSNATSRFLEDGDYVKFDIMSLGYTFAPTTVQQVGIKSLRIYVQAQNAFIITKYTGLDPEMELNGVDFNATPRQRVFSMGFNISL, via the coding sequence GTGTTAATTAAAATTAACATATTTGCCGATATATTATTAAAAAGTGTTAATATGAATGTGAAAATTAAAGTCTTAAGCATTGGAGTTGTGTTCTTCGCAGCGCAGAGCCTTTCTGCACAGCAAGACAGCGCAAAAGTGCAAAACATCGACGAGGTGATCGTGGTGGGGTATGGAACGCAAAGAAAAAGCGAAGTTACCGGGGCGATCTCGTCCATTAAAGCGGCCGACATCGCGACAATTGCTGCGCCCAGTTTTGAACAGCAACTTGCAGGCCGGGCAGCCGGTGTGCAGGTTTCAACACCATCCGGAGTTTTGGGGGAAGCTCCGAGGATCAGGATCAGAGGGATAGCATCCTTAACTTCAGGTCTAAGTCCGCTGATCATTGTAGACGGCGTGCCAATTTGGTCCGGTGATATCGGAGGGCAAACTGCTACCAATGGTCTCGCAGAAATTAATCCAAATGATATTGAATCCTACGAGATTCTTAAAGATGGAGCTTCAACAGCAATTTATGGTTCCCGAGCCTCGAACGGTGTGATCTTAATCACCACTAAGAAAGGACGTGGCGGCCGTTTTAACCTTAATTTCAGCAACTATGCAGGTTATGCGAGCCCAGCAGGATTATATGATTTACTGCAGACTCCTGATTTCATCACGATCTCCAATGAGAAAAGAGCCAATACAGCTTCAGCATCTACTCAGACGCCCATCGCTTTTGGAACTGAATATAACACGAACTGGCAAAAAGCTGTACTCCGTTCAGCGGCCTTCCAGACAGATAATGTGCTTTCCGCATCAGGGTCGGTTGGAAAATCAAACTACTATACCTCCCTTGGATACAGTAACCAGGAAGGAGTTACGCGCCCGAATGCAATGAAACGTTTTACGGGACGTGCAAACGTTGAACATCAGGCTTTCGACTGGTTAAAAATCGGTACAAACCTCAGTTTCACCAAAACACAGTATGAAGGTCTGAATACAGGGACGTCTTCACTTTCTGGAAACATTTTCAACGCGATCCGTCAGTTGCCAAACACGCCGATTTACAACCCCGCACATCCTACCGGGTATAATATTGATTTAATAGATCCGCGTGTAGTGGGTAGATGGCAAAACACGATGCTGGCTGGTGATAATATTACCAACATCATGTACACGCTTGATAATAATAAATACGGTTCTGACGTAAGCAGGTTTATTGGTTCTGCATTTGCGGATGTACGCCTGTTCCCGTTCCTTACCTACAGACTTCAGGCGAGTGTGGATCAGTCGCAGACCAAAGGATATGTGTACTGGAACCCGATCCACGGAGATGGTCAGGGCTCTAACGGATTTATCAGAAACGACCTTTCTGATCTGTTAAGAAATAACGTACAGAACATTTTAACCTTCGATAAAACCTTCGGCGACAATCACAACATTACGCTTGTGGGTGTGAATGAAATTCAGAAGCAAAAGGTTCAGAGTTTCTTCGGCGGTGGTACGAACCTTTCGAATGTATATTTTGGCAGTGGCGTAGTAAGCGGGTCAATCGGGACTTTGCAGGCCGGCGGCGGAATTACGGAGAACGGATTTGTTTCACTGGCAGGACGTTTGAACTATAACTTTGCACAGAAGTACTTTATTCAGGCATCAATCCGTAGAGACGGTCTTTCTTCACTTCCTTACGCAAACAAGTACGGTAACTTCCCTGGAGTATCCGCAGGATGGACGGTGAGTAAGGAGAATTTCATGGAGAGTATTAACCCGATTGTAAACGATCTTAAAATCAGAGGTTCGTGGGCGAAAGTAGGTAATACAGATATCGGTAACTATCCGTACCTAGGCACATTCAGTAACCTTAAGTATGCAGATTATAACGGTATCGCTTACTCGCAGATTGGTAACGACGAGTTGCGTTGGGAAAGTACCAAGAAAATCGACGTAGGTGTAGATTTGGGTATGTTCAGCAACAAACTACGTTTTACATTTGATTATTACGAAAACCAGATCGATGATATTATTTTAGGGGCACCACTTTCCAGTGATTTTGGAATTCCGGGTAACCTTATCTACAAGAACATCGGTACAATGGTTAACAAGGGACTTGAATTTTCTGCAGACTACAACGTATTCAATACAGAAAAGTTCAGTCTTGATCTGAATGCGAACTTCACGACACTTGAAAATGAAGTACTGTCACTTGCCAACAACAATGCAGATATGGTAGGTTTGAACAACATCAGCCGTGTAGGTGAATCTATCAATTCAATCTGGGGCTTCAAGTATTGGGGTGTGAATGCTGCGAATGGTAACCCGGTTTACTACAAAGCAGATGGCAGCCTGGTGCAGGGCGTAGTAGGTGGTAACAGATATGCTGTGTTTAACCAAGCCAATCCGGGTGACGTATCACAGACCTCTTCTTTGAGTACAAGTACAGATAAAATGATTTTGGGCCAAAGTTTACCGAAATATTTCGGTGCTGCAGGTCTTCGTTTCCGCTACCAGCAGTTCGATTTTGGTACAACCGTTAGATTCAGCGGTGGTAATAAGATCTTCAACTCTACCAGAAGAGAGATGATGAACCTCAACTTCACCAATAACTCAACCGAAATTCTTGGAAGATGGCAGAGTCCTGACAATCCGGGGGACGGGTGGACTCCTAGATTGTTCTTTGGCGACAACACATTTACAAACCAATCGAGTAACGCTACCTCAAGATTTCTTGAAGATGGTGATTATGTGAAATTCGATATCATGAGTTTGGGTTACACATTTGCTCCAACTACAGTGCAGCAGGTGGGCATCAAAAGCCTGAGAATTTATGTACAGGCACAGAATGCTTTTATCATCACCAAGTATACAGGTTTAGATCCTGAGATGGAACTTAACGGGGTGGATTTTAATGCTACACCTCGTCAGCGGGTATTCAGCATGGGCTTTAATATTTCACTATAA
- a CDS encoding RagB/SusD domain protein, with protein sequence MLHLVSGYSAWALIFHYKFLITMKKNIITKIGLLLSLSVVAFTATSCSRDEIIDLKPFNSIDENLAFSTASNVDLTVMGVYNAAQNGFYYTAPGAANTPRGYAFGSAYTVQGDMRGEDMVNNATFYQLTYTATYDAGTPNNVHHFENLYALINKANIVIDGATTAATNGVISAAVKDGYVGEMYFFRALAHLELLKHFARPYNFTAGGAHQGVAYRDFAITTPATIDLAAAVRRGTVADNYAKILADLDNAETLMPSKTTRTGNMKITRASKEAAVALKVRAYLNMRNWNNVLVEGAKLATAYSLGAPSAPFTSNYGNPESIFSIENSAVTNPGVNAALASMYNNRSLVNISPIIWRNPRWTATDKRREEGTMVRTPVSGVKFTNKYKDVTNLSDATPILRYAEIVLSMAEANARLGNSGAALTQLNLVRNRALAAPATEAYTAASFANATEMVDAIITERRIEFLAEGMRWNDIHRLLYDDLVPMPGIPAKLANGMPTGAMFTLGTPYTGPYGVAMIPKEDFRVLWPIPLSTTVNNPIMQEEQNPGW encoded by the coding sequence ATGCTACACCTCGTCAGCGGGTATTCAGCATGGGCTTTAATATTTCACTATAAATTTTTAATTACAATGAAAAAGAATATAATTACAAAAATAGGATTACTGCTATCCTTATCGGTCGTGGCGTTCACGGCAACGTCTTGCTCGCGGGACGAGATTATTGATCTGAAACCGTTCAACAGTATCGACGAGAATCTTGCGTTTTCTACCGCTTCCAATGTTGATCTGACAGTGATGGGTGTGTACAATGCAGCCCAGAACGGATTTTATTATACTGCACCGGGAGCAGCTAACACACCGAGAGGTTATGCATTCGGTTCCGCTTATACTGTGCAGGGAGATATGCGTGGCGAAGACATGGTAAATAACGCAACATTTTATCAGCTTACCTATACCGCAACTTATGATGCAGGTACGCCTAACAATGTACATCATTTCGAAAACCTCTACGCTTTAATTAATAAAGCAAACATCGTGATCGACGGCGCTACGACCGCTGCCACAAACGGAGTGATTTCTGCGGCAGTGAAGGATGGTTACGTAGGTGAAATGTATTTTTTCCGCGCTCTTGCGCATCTGGAATTATTAAAGCATTTCGCACGACCTTATAATTTTACGGCGGGCGGAGCCCATCAGGGAGTAGCTTACCGTGACTTTGCTATCACCACACCCGCAACGATTGATCTTGCCGCTGCGGTAAGAAGGGGAACTGTTGCTGATAATTACGCAAAAATTCTTGCCGATTTGGACAATGCGGAGACATTGATGCCATCTAAGACCACAAGAACGGGTAATATGAAAATTACCAGAGCATCAAAAGAAGCAGCTGTTGCTTTAAAGGTAAGGGCTTACCTTAACATGAGAAACTGGAACAATGTTTTGGTTGAGGGCGCTAAATTGGCAACCGCTTATTCTTTAGGTGCACCAAGTGCTCCATTTACCAGCAACTATGGCAACCCGGAATCTATTTTTTCAATAGAAAACTCTGCCGTAACAAATCCTGGTGTTAATGCCGCGTTGGCGTCCATGTATAACAACAGGTCGCTGGTAAATATCAGTCCGATTATCTGGAGAAATCCACGTTGGACAGCTACCGACAAAAGAAGAGAGGAAGGTACAATGGTGCGCACCCCAGTATCAGGGGTGAAATTCACCAACAAATATAAGGATGTAACTAACCTTAGCGATGCCACTCCAATCCTTCGTTATGCTGAAATCGTGTTAAGTATGGCAGAAGCAAACGCCCGTCTCGGAAATTCCGGTGCAGCTTTAACCCAACTGAATTTGGTAAGAAACAGAGCGCTCGCGGCTCCTGCTACAGAAGCGTATACGGCAGCATCTTTTGCCAATGCCACAGAAATGGTTGATGCGATTATTACCGAAAGAAGGATTGAGTTTTTAGCAGAAGGCATGAGATGGAATGATATCCACCGACTGCTGTACGACGATTTGGTGCCTATGCCAGGAATCCCTGCCAAATTAGCTAACGGAATGCCTACCGGCGCAATGTTTACGTTAGGTACACCTTACACCGGACCTTACGGAGTAGCAATGATTCCAAAAGAAGATTTCAGAGTGTTGTGGCCAATCCCACTTTCCACAACGGTTAACAATCCGATTATGCAGGAAGAACAAAACCCAGGATGGTAA